The Miscanthus floridulus cultivar M001 chromosome 17, ASM1932011v1, whole genome shotgun sequence genome has a window encoding:
- the LOC136518215 gene encoding protein IQ-DOMAIN 3-like has protein sequence MGRKGRWFDTVQRILSTSEPDPVETQTDAKAPKLRDKPSFKKLWQFGKSNSSSASTSAAPALDVEAHQPRQLPQSPAPDNKQHFEEITAEVQFVETRCEEGECMRPAEEASPTSKVDSTSAHMAAAAIARPTLISPTTWSARSKEDIAATRIQAACRGHLARRPHQERGIARLMSLVNKGFAVKRQTEEALYCMQMMTRIQTQIYSRRLKTEEDKKALKSQTKVKQSLDKTKTGNGWDHSLQSKEQMEAVLKMKQEAASRRQRALSYAFSQQWRNRNTSSARAAHAPAPKFMDPGNPNWGWSWTERWMAAARPWENQTTAPPDTGRVTSKSANSRLPRVTVSVQIPTTTATPKGKSFRPPNWSSSLSSPSTPPPRSSPLISGRTTMLASPGSVPLHATSGLQHTKSLQPDRRPRSSQELSVNSPRRTVPASPRGSGSGSPLHTSSGATTMQLERRPRSSQDRGMSSPRLGAKDAPLRRTTSLRAELPRRLSLGSAIAAASMGDDEGAPVTPSYMQPTKSVRAKVVRCPSPSAALATSDMFDAPESVPALAPLQVPPSPSSAKKRLSQAFADKPSASSPSKVALERVRRHSQLSSPRMSLS, from the exons ATGGGGAGAAAAGGAAGGTGGTTTGACACCGTGCAGAGAATCTTGAGCACTTCTGAACCTGATCCCGTGGAGACGCAGACGGATGCCAAG GCTCCGAAGCTGAGAGACAAACCGAGCTTCAAGAAGTTATGGCAATTCGGCAAATCAAACTCGTCCAGTGCTTCCACCTCTGCGGCACCGGCGCTGGATGTGGAGGCTCATCAGCCTCGTCAATTGCCACAGTCACCAGCACCTGATAATAAGCAACATTTCGAGGAGATCACGGCAGAGGTGCAGTTCGTGGAGACGAGATGCGAGGAAGGCGAGTGCATGCGCCCGGCAGAGGAGGCGTCACCAACTTCAAAGGTCGACTCCACCTCCGCACACATGGCAGCGGCAGCGATCGCCCGACCCACCCTCATCTCACCGACGACGTGGTCTGCGCGCTCAAAGGAGGACATTGCCGCCACCAGGATCCAAGCGGCTTGTAGGGGCCATCTG GCAAGGAGACCACACCAGGAAAGAGGAATTGCTAGGTTGATGTCGTTGGTCAACAAGGGGTTCGCCGTTAAGCGCCAAACCGAGGAAGCATTGTACTGCATGCAGATGATGACAAGGATTCAGACTCAGATATACTCGAGAAGGCTGAAGACTGAGGAAGACAAGAAGGCTCTCAAGAGTCAGACCAAGGTTAAACAGAGCCTTGACAAAACAAAG ACTGGTAACGGCTGGGACCATAGCCTGCAGTCTAAGGAGCAGATGGAAGCCGTGCTGAAGATGAAGCAGGAAGCCGCTTCAAGGCGGCAAAGGGCCTTGTCATACGCATTTTCTCAACAG TGGAGGAACAGGAATACCTCTTCTGCGAGAGCTGCGCATGCGCCTGCTCCGAAGTTCATGGACCCAGGCAATCCGAACTGGGGCTGGAGCTGGACAGAGCGCTGGATGGCGGCTGCGAGGCCGTGGGAGAACCAGACCACGGCACCGCCGGACACTGGCCGTGTCACATCGAAGAGTGCCAACAGCCGGCTGCCTCGAGTGACCGTCTCGGTCCAGATACCCACGACCACTGCTACGCCAAAGGGCAAGTCCTTCCGCCCACCGAACTGGTCGTCGTCGCTATCGTCCCCGTCGACACCCCCGCCACggtcgtcgccgttgatctcaggGAGGACGACCATGCTGGCGAGCCCAGGGAGCGTCCCACTCCACGCTACGAGCGGCCTCCAGCACACCAAGAGCCTACAGCCAGATCGCCGCCCACGGAGCAGCCAGGAACTCTCGGTAAACAGCCCGCGCCGCACCGTGCCGGCGAGCCCCAGGGGCAGCGGAAGCGGCAGCCCGCTCCACACTTCGAGTGGCGCGACGACCATGCAACTTGAGCGTCGCCCGCGGAGCAGCCAGGACCGCGGGATGAGCAGCCCGCGCCTGGGCGCCAAGGACGCCCCGCTGCGGCGCACGACGAGCCTGCGGGCGGAGCTCCCGAGAAGGCTGAGCCTGGGAAGTGCCATCGCAGCCGCGTCCATGGGAGACGACGAGGGCGCGCCGGTGACCCCCAGCTACATGCAGCCAACAAAGTCCGTGAGGGCCAAGGTCGTCAGATGCCCGAGCCCGTCGGCGGCATTGGCCACTTCTGACATGTTTGACGCTCCCGAGAGCGTTCCAGCGCTAGCGCCTCTACAAGTGCCTCCCTCGCCGTCTTCAGCCAAGAAGCGTTTGTCCCAGGCGTTCGCGGACAAGCCGAGTGCCTCGTCGCCGAGCAAGGTGGCGCTAGAGAGGGTAAGGCGGCACTCGCAGCTTTCCAGTCCCAGGATGTCGCTGTCCTGA